A stretch of the Serratia marcescens genome encodes the following:
- a CDS encoding type II toxin-antitoxin system RelE/ParE family toxin, with protein MTDIYLTKAFQTFAGDERISDATIVKAAREMQNQLYDANLGGCVYKKRIARMGSGKRRGYRVLIATADEGRIFFMYGFAKNERDNINQEELISWRHLAALYLDYSPFRLYQLVNCGELIRLQL; from the coding sequence ATGACCGACATTTATCTCACAAAAGCCTTCCAGACATTTGCCGGCGACGAACGCATTAGTGACGCCACGATAGTGAAAGCGGCACGAGAGATGCAAAATCAGTTGTACGACGCCAATCTCGGTGGTTGCGTTTACAAAAAACGCATCGCCCGGATGGGGAGTGGAAAACGGCGCGGGTATCGGGTATTAATCGCAACGGCAGATGAAGGCAGGATCTTTTTCATGTATGGCTTTGCCAAAAACGAAAGAGACAACATCAATCAGGAGGAGTTAATTTCCTGGCGGCATTTGGCGGCGCTGTATCTGGATTATTCACCATTCAGACTGTATCAGCTGGTCAACTGCGGGGAATTAATAAGGTTACAACTATGA
- a CDS encoding flagellar protein FlhE: MKRCLFVLCLLVPLTAGAVSGSWVAEGAGVTLEQGGMRDESAGLRPPNALPDANARIISVSWRYRLLGPEPAGLQAQLCTVNRCIPLGGGSGSSNGLQGEPANAELRFVYYVQSQGGLNPPLRVIGNQVIVNYQ, encoded by the coding sequence ATGAAACGTTGTCTGTTCGTGTTGTGTTTGCTGGTGCCGTTAACCGCCGGCGCGGTGTCCGGCTCCTGGGTGGCCGAAGGGGCGGGCGTGACGTTGGAACAGGGCGGCATGCGCGATGAGTCCGCCGGTTTGCGGCCGCCGAACGCGTTGCCGGATGCCAATGCGCGCATCATCAGCGTCAGCTGGCGCTATCGTTTACTGGGGCCGGAGCCGGCCGGGCTGCAGGCCCAGCTGTGTACGGTGAACCGCTGCATTCCGCTCGGCGGCGGCAGCGGCAGCAGCAACGGTTTGCAGGGCGAACCGGCCAATGCGGAATTGCGCTTTGTCTATTACGTGCAGTCGCAAGGCGGGCTGAACCCGCCGCTGCGGGTGATTGGCAATCAGGTCATCGTTAATTATCAGTAG
- a CDS encoding flagella synthesis protein FlgN, with protein MENLAQLLDKLLETLRALNGVLEEEHDLLCSGQLPGVALQRVTDAKSQLLATVAYLEQQRLGQEKACGQRAPYSSHASLADRWQRIQLLSQTLREKNQHNGLLLNQQIDHNAQALAILSKNNKSLYGPDGQSHAGSLLGRKIGV; from the coding sequence ATGGAAAACCTGGCACAACTGCTGGACAAACTGTTGGAAACGCTGCGGGCGCTCAATGGCGTGCTGGAGGAAGAGCACGACTTGCTGTGTTCCGGCCAGTTGCCCGGCGTGGCATTGCAGCGCGTCACCGATGCCAAAAGCCAACTGCTGGCGACGGTCGCCTACCTCGAGCAACAGCGTCTGGGGCAGGAAAAAGCCTGCGGGCAACGCGCGCCCTATTCCAGCCATGCGTCTCTGGCCGATCGCTGGCAGCGCATTCAATTGCTGAGCCAAACGCTGCGCGAAAAGAATCAGCACAATGGCTTGCTGCTCAATCAACAGATCGACCATAACGCGCAGGCGCTGGCCATCCTCAGCAAGAACAACAAATCGCTGTATGGCCCGGACGGCCAGTCGCACGCCGGCAGCCTGCTCGGCAGAAAAATCGGCGTCTAA
- a CDS encoding helix-turn-helix domain-containing protein, whose protein sequence is MSKMLKSIHQEVQGLHRAGFVDDVTMRTFDMLCLRPVKQFGPAEIRALRERENVSQPVFALYLNVSKKAVQKWERGEAQPNSAAMKLLTLVERNGLQILA, encoded by the coding sequence ATGAGCAAGATGCTGAAATCGATCCACCAGGAAGTTCAGGGCCTGCACCGCGCCGGTTTCGTCGACGACGTGACCATGCGCACCTTCGACATGCTGTGTCTGCGGCCGGTGAAACAGTTCGGGCCGGCCGAGATCCGCGCGCTGCGCGAACGGGAAAACGTCAGTCAGCCGGTATTTGCGCTGTATCTTAACGTCAGTAAAAAGGCGGTGCAGAAATGGGAGCGCGGCGAAGCGCAACCGAACTCCGCCGCGATGAAGCTGCTGACGCTGGTGGAACGCAACGGCCTGCAAATTCTGGCCTGA